One part of the Pieris napi chromosome 4, ilPieNapi1.2, whole genome shotgun sequence genome encodes these proteins:
- the LOC125049241 gene encoding uncharacterized protein LOC125049241, translating to MKNKLEGEFKSSERFTGDLSVNVVRQQAPKPRRESMAPKIVVCPPVEEMTEPAAAPRGSRLLKALSRRLSRRKSDDDSLGSSSSNESMSCDTGRSDDPSSCSTSDSGDESDRRRRHRSTVSLRRVFQNFSISSRSQSSSPSDRHRQPKKQTQPKRILRPPVTYTYVRGLSGLPTQRVPRHTVYCASVGLNR from the coding sequence atgaaaaataaattggaAGGTGAATTTAAATCTAGTGAGAGGTTTACCGGAGATCTGTCGGTAAACGTAGTAAGGCAACAAGCACCGAAACCTAGACGCGAATCCATGGCCCCTAAGATTGTGGTGTGTCCTCCAGTTGAAGAAATGACTGAACCCGCGGCAGCACCTCGAGGATCCCGCCTGCTCAAAGCGTTGAGTCGGCGGCTCTCTCGCCGCAAATCCGATGACGACTCTTTAGGAAGCTCCAGCAGCAACGAAAGTATGTCATGTGATACCGGCCGAAGTGATGACCCTTCATCCTGCTCAACCAGCGACTCTGGCGACGAATCTGACCGACGAAGACGTCACAGATCAACGGTGTCGTTGAGGCGAGTTTTTCAAAACTTCAGTATATCAAGTCGGTCACAATCATCTTCACCAAGTGACCGCCACCGCCAGCCCAAGAAGCAAACCCAGCCAAAACGAATTCTTCGGCCCCCAGTCACCTACACATACGTACGAGGGCTATCCGGCTTGCCAACACAGCGGGTGCCTCGTCATACAGTTTATTGCGCTTCCGTGGGTCTCAACCGATAA